In a genomic window of Akkermansia massiliensis:
- a CDS encoding class I tRNA ligase family protein yields MYYITTAIDYTNGPPHIGHAYEKVLADVLARWHRMKGEEVYFLTGVDQHGQKVQQTAEKLGITPQEHVDNITAKFLALWERLGISNDGWASTTDPRHKACVQKILTNLKDRGQLYKKSYKGFYSVRQEQFLTDKERDAEGSFGPEWGEVVELEEENWYFRLTDHVEWMKKFVEKSSGFVLPAFRKAEVLNAIDFDSDLCISRPKSRLSWGIELPFDPEFVTYVWFDALINYVSFAGYLAEPDSGLPEFSKLWPADCEVIGKDILVPAHGVYWPAMLHAMGFSDEEMPTLLVHGWWNINGEKMSKSIGNVVDPNLLAEQFGPEPVRYYLVRDITTGKDANFDADRLVMLYNTELANDLGNLCNRSINMTRRYCDSVISDAEEYDDEASKALRVTMDQAVTLFSKYMDDNMVSDALAALNAQVSACNAYIEQQQPWQLAKDEAAAPRLRCVLRHLLECCAQTGYLIGCVLPDASARILDQLNAADLFRGRTPDTLAWGILPSGHRINNPAPVFPRILSEEEKAKLAEKAARTAKKQG; encoded by the coding sequence ATGTACTATATCACCACGGCCATTGACTACACCAACGGACCGCCCCACATCGGGCACGCCTATGAAAAAGTCCTTGCGGACGTTCTCGCGCGCTGGCACCGGATGAAGGGGGAGGAAGTCTATTTCCTGACCGGGGTGGACCAGCATGGGCAAAAAGTACAGCAGACGGCGGAAAAACTGGGCATTACGCCGCAGGAGCATGTGGACAACATCACAGCCAAATTCCTGGCCCTGTGGGAACGCCTGGGCATCAGCAATGACGGGTGGGCCTCCACCACGGACCCGCGCCACAAGGCCTGCGTGCAGAAAATCCTGACGAACCTGAAGGACAGGGGACAGCTTTACAAAAAATCCTACAAGGGATTCTACTCCGTGCGCCAGGAACAATTCCTGACGGACAAGGAGAGGGACGCGGAAGGCAGCTTCGGCCCGGAATGGGGGGAAGTGGTGGAACTGGAGGAAGAAAACTGGTACTTCCGCCTGACCGACCATGTGGAGTGGATGAAGAAGTTCGTGGAAAAGAGCAGCGGCTTCGTTCTTCCGGCCTTCCGCAAGGCGGAGGTGCTCAATGCCATTGACTTTGACTCGGACCTCTGCATTTCCCGCCCCAAGAGCCGCCTTTCCTGGGGAATAGAACTTCCGTTTGACCCGGAATTCGTGACTTACGTCTGGTTTGACGCTCTCATCAACTACGTCTCCTTCGCCGGTTACCTGGCGGAACCGGACAGCGGGCTGCCGGAATTCTCCAAGCTCTGGCCCGCGGACTGCGAAGTGATCGGCAAGGACATCCTGGTGCCCGCCCACGGCGTGTACTGGCCCGCCATGCTGCATGCCATGGGCTTCTCCGACGAGGAAATGCCCACCCTGCTCGTCCACGGCTGGTGGAACATCAACGGGGAAAAAATGTCCAAATCCATCGGCAACGTGGTGGACCCCAACCTGCTGGCGGAACAGTTCGGCCCGGAACCCGTGCGCTATTACCTGGTGCGAGACATCACCACCGGAAAGGACGCCAACTTTGACGCGGACCGCCTGGTCATGCTGTACAACACGGAGCTGGCCAATGACCTCGGCAACCTGTGCAACCGTTCCATCAACATGACGCGCCGCTACTGCGATTCCGTCATCTCCGATGCGGAGGAATACGATGACGAAGCCTCCAAGGCCCTGCGCGTCACCATGGACCAGGCCGTCACCCTGTTCTCCAAATACATGGACGACAACATGGTCTCCGACGCCCTGGCGGCCCTGAACGCCCAGGTTTCCGCCTGCAACGCGTACATTGAACAGCAGCAGCCCTGGCAGCTTGCCAAGGATGAGGCCGCCGCGCCGCGCCTCCGCTGCGTGCTGCGCCACCTGCTGGAATGCTGCGCCCAGACGGGCTACCTCATCGGCTGCGTCCTGCCGGACGCTTCCGCCCGCATCCTGGACCAGCTCAACGCCGCGGACCTGTTCCGGGGCCGCACGCCGGATACGCTGGCCTGGGGAATCCTCCCCTCCGGGCACCGCATCAATAACCCGGCCCCCGTCTTCCCCCGCATTCTCTCGGAAGAGGAAAAGGCCAAACTGGCTGAAAAAGCGGCCAGGACGGCCAAAAAACAAGGCTGA
- the menD gene encoding 2-succinyl-5-enolpyruvyl-6-hydroxy-3-cyclohexene-1-carboxylic-acid synthase, with protein sequence MSASASFVKSLLAQCCLGGICEWVVCPGARNMALLQVLAAAEDLVKWTHFDERSAAFFALGRIQDMGLPVAVVTTSGTAAAELLPAVVEAYYQRRPLLLLTADRPADYRGSAAPQAIEQADLFGIYAPTIDLETPDSLPEDILEDWDYASPLHINVCLPDPDPAWNPGNCDLYPAEPPEDSEFRGSLAELAQALRFKSRGGLVVMLGGLDPTEQAPALWLANELKAPVVADATSGLREELAHLALTDADALLRENPPAILLRIGDVPVARFWRDLEDIPSTEVFSVTRTGFSGLARPSAVVTGDLEAILHALGDVDPVGDVNGLRAMNKRRKALMEELLITCPDSEQAMVRAFSCFAADGDCIYLGNSMPVRYWNSFAQMAVPTENVRANRGANGIDGQISGFLGVSARCSRSWALVGDLTAMYDSNALALLPQLDTGTRVLGVINNGGGGIFRALPGAASHSEAMRNLLVQPHAYSFKAIAEQWGMRYLAIRTAEDFDQLDALEENSQVLAELIPDREQTEQVRNALAKH encoded by the coding sequence GTGAGTGCCTCCGCATCCTTCGTCAAATCCCTGCTGGCCCAGTGCTGCCTGGGCGGCATCTGTGAATGGGTGGTCTGCCCCGGCGCGCGCAACATGGCGCTGCTCCAGGTGCTGGCCGCCGCGGAGGACCTGGTGAAATGGACCCACTTTGACGAACGGTCCGCCGCGTTCTTTGCCCTGGGACGCATTCAGGACATGGGGCTTCCCGTAGCCGTGGTCACCACGTCCGGCACGGCGGCGGCGGAACTGCTCCCCGCCGTGGTGGAGGCTTACTACCAGCGCCGGCCCCTGCTCCTGCTCACCGCGGACCGCCCGGCGGACTACCGCGGCTCCGCCGCTCCGCAGGCCATCGAACAGGCGGACCTGTTCGGCATTTACGCGCCCACGATTGATCTGGAAACGCCGGACAGCCTGCCGGAAGACATTCTGGAAGACTGGGATTACGCCTCTCCCCTGCACATCAACGTCTGCCTGCCGGACCCGGACCCCGCCTGGAATCCCGGCAACTGCGACCTTTACCCGGCGGAACCGCCGGAAGACAGCGAATTCCGCGGTTCCCTGGCGGAACTGGCCCAAGCCCTGCGCTTCAAATCGCGCGGCGGGCTGGTGGTCATGCTCGGCGGACTGGACCCCACGGAGCAGGCCCCTGCCCTGTGGCTCGCGAATGAACTGAAAGCCCCCGTGGTGGCGGACGCCACCTCCGGCCTCCGGGAGGAACTGGCCCATCTGGCCCTGACGGATGCGGACGCCCTGCTGAGGGAAAACCCGCCCGCCATCCTGCTCAGAATAGGGGACGTGCCCGTGGCCCGCTTCTGGCGCGACCTGGAGGACATCCCTTCCACGGAAGTCTTCTCCGTCACCCGCACCGGATTCTCCGGGCTGGCCCGGCCCTCCGCCGTCGTCACCGGAGACCTAGAAGCCATTCTGCACGCTCTGGGCGACGTGGACCCCGTGGGGGACGTCAACGGCCTGCGCGCCATGAACAAGCGCAGAAAGGCCCTGATGGAGGAACTGCTCATCACCTGCCCGGACAGCGAGCAGGCCATGGTGCGCGCCTTCTCCTGCTTTGCCGCGGACGGCGACTGCATTTACCTGGGCAACTCCATGCCCGTGCGGTACTGGAACAGCTTCGCCCAGATGGCCGTCCCCACGGAAAACGTCCGCGCCAACCGCGGGGCCAACGGCATTGACGGGCAAATCTCCGGCTTTCTGGGGGTCTCCGCCCGGTGTTCCCGTTCCTGGGCCCTCGTGGGGGACCTGACCGCCATGTACGATTCCAACGCCCTGGCCCTCCTTCCCCAGCTGGACACGGGAACCCGCGTGCTCGGCGTCATCAACAACGGCGGGGGCGGCATCTTCCGCGCCCTGCCCGGAGCGGCCAGCCATTCGGAAGCCATGCGTAACCTGCTTGTGCAGCCCCACGCCTACTCCTTCAAGGCCATTGCGGAACAATGGGGCATGCGCTACCTAGCCATCCGCACGGCGGAAGATTTCGACCAGCTTGACGCCCTGGAGGAAAACAGCCAGGTTCTCGCGGAACTCATCCCGGACCGGGAACAGACGGAACAGGTCAGAAACGCGCTGGCTAAGCACTGA
- a CDS encoding malic enzyme-like NAD(P)-binding protein, protein MSSDIRLDALQYHSQPRPGKVETLPCKPCFSQRDLTLAYSPGVAEPCLRIKEDPSQSALYTGRSNLVGVVTNGTAVLGLGNIGPDAAKPVMEGKGVLFKVFADIDVFDIELNVKEPEKLIEVIKTMEPTFGAINLEDIKAPECFMVEERLREEMNIPVFHDDQHGTAVISGAALLNAAELTGRKLEDMKVVVVGAGAAGISCAKFYMTLGVRREHIYMFDSKGLIHTGRIDLHATKAQFSQSEDCSLDEALTGADVFLGLSTKGLLTQDMVKLMAPSPIIFACANPDPEITYQDAKKARPDCIMGSGRSDWPNQVNNVSCFPFIFRAALDVHASVINEQMKIAAARALADLAKEPVPQEVVDLYGGAPLSFGIDYVIPKPIDPRIIEWECPAVAQAAMISGVAQSPIRDMEAYTLELRKRIAAARERVSGVVRSYL, encoded by the coding sequence ATGAGTTCCGACATTAGATTAGATGCCTTGCAGTACCATTCCCAGCCCCGCCCCGGCAAGGTGGAAACGCTGCCCTGCAAGCCCTGCTTTTCGCAACGGGATTTGACGCTTGCCTATTCTCCGGGCGTAGCCGAACCCTGCCTCCGCATCAAGGAGGATCCTTCCCAGAGCGCCCTGTACACAGGACGCTCCAACCTGGTGGGCGTGGTGACCAACGGCACCGCCGTTCTGGGCCTGGGCAACATCGGTCCGGATGCGGCCAAGCCGGTGATGGAAGGCAAGGGCGTTCTGTTCAAGGTGTTCGCGGACATTGACGTTTTTGACATTGAATTGAACGTCAAGGAGCCGGAAAAACTGATCGAGGTTATCAAGACCATGGAGCCCACCTTCGGCGCCATCAACCTGGAAGACATCAAGGCCCCGGAATGCTTCATGGTGGAGGAACGCCTCCGCGAGGAAATGAACATCCCCGTGTTCCATGACGACCAGCACGGAACGGCCGTCATCTCCGGCGCCGCCCTGCTGAACGCCGCAGAACTGACGGGCCGCAAGCTGGAAGACATGAAGGTGGTCGTCGTAGGGGCCGGGGCCGCGGGCATTTCCTGCGCCAAGTTTTACATGACGCTGGGCGTCCGCCGCGAACATATCTACATGTTTGACTCCAAGGGGCTGATTCATACCGGGCGCATCGACCTGCACGCCACGAAGGCCCAGTTCTCCCAGTCGGAGGACTGCTCACTGGATGAAGCCCTCACCGGGGCGGACGTGTTCCTGGGGCTTTCCACCAAGGGGCTGCTCACGCAGGACATGGTGAAGCTCATGGCTCCTTCCCCCATCATCTTCGCCTGCGCTAATCCGGATCCGGAAATTACGTACCAGGACGCCAAGAAGGCGCGCCCGGACTGCATCATGGGTTCCGGCCGTTCCGACTGGCCCAACCAGGTGAACAACGTCTCCTGCTTCCCCTTCATTTTCCGCGCCGCCCTGGACGTGCACGCTTCCGTCATCAATGAACAGATGAAGATTGCCGCCGCCCGGGCGTTGGCGGATCTGGCGAAGGAACCCGTTCCGCAGGAGGTGGTTGACCTGTACGGGGGCGCTCCCCTCAGCTTCGGCATCGATTACGTGATTCCCAAGCCCATCGATCCCCGCATCATTGAATGGGAATGCCCGGCAGTGGCCCAGGCGGCCATGATTTCCGGCGTGGCCCAGTCCCCCATCCGAGACATGGAGGCTTACACGCTTGAACTGCGCAAGCGCATTGCCGCCGCCCGGGAGCGCGTTTCCGGCGTAGTGCGCAGTTATTTGTAA
- a CDS encoding family 16 glycosylhydrolase — translation MSIRTTLLLLFPIVSLAGPPALAATPWVSGKDWELVFEDDFDGPSLNARNWSRIDYVNHNAPDWRKYQSQDESLVEFREQDGNSAMTLWGKYGDYTTQTNQTAPAQTYACGGVYSLKTFQFQYGYVEVRARFDCVQGVWPAIWMMPKSDSIGWPAGGEIDIMEHLNYEGRVYQTIHWSENGVPNQDKSQGVTPGWSDGAEKTNWHTYGMEWTEEGITFYVDGKETGSFKKPNNANWPFDKDGNEFYLIIDQQIGGNWVENAGVNKGIDQNTLANSGAAFDIDYVKVYSSSKYNHLVPEPATAALSLVGTAILLTRRKRSRL, via the coding sequence ATGTCCATCAGAACAACGCTCCTTCTTCTTTTCCCCATCGTTTCCCTTGCCGGGCCGCCTGCCCTGGCGGCAACCCCGTGGGTCTCCGGCAAAGACTGGGAACTTGTTTTTGAAGACGACTTTGACGGCCCCTCCCTGAATGCCCGCAACTGGAGCCGTATCGATTACGTAAACCATAACGCCCCGGATTGGCGCAAATACCAATCCCAGGACGAAAGCCTTGTGGAATTCCGGGAACAGGACGGCAATTCCGCCATGACCCTGTGGGGAAAATACGGAGACTACACCACCCAGACCAATCAGACCGCCCCAGCCCAGACCTATGCCTGCGGAGGAGTGTACTCTCTGAAAACCTTCCAATTCCAATACGGCTACGTAGAAGTTCGCGCCAGATTCGATTGCGTGCAGGGCGTCTGGCCTGCTATCTGGATGATGCCCAAATCCGACAGCATCGGATGGCCGGCAGGAGGGGAAATTGACATCATGGAACATTTGAATTACGAAGGACGTGTCTACCAGACGATCCACTGGTCTGAAAACGGCGTTCCAAACCAAGACAAATCCCAGGGGGTCACCCCCGGCTGGAGCGACGGCGCTGAAAAAACAAACTGGCACACCTACGGAATGGAATGGACGGAAGAAGGCATCACCTTTTATGTGGACGGAAAGGAAACCGGCTCCTTTAAAAAGCCCAATAATGCAAACTGGCCTTTTGACAAAGACGGAAACGAATTTTACCTGATCATCGACCAGCAGATCGGAGGCAACTGGGTAGAAAATGCAGGGGTTAATAAAGGAATTGACCAGAATACGCTGGCCAACTCCGGAGCCGCGTTCGACATCGACTACGTCAAAGTCTATTCATCAAGCAAATACAACCACCTCGTGCCGGAACCGGCTACAGCCGCGCTGAGCCTGGTTGGAACGGCCATCCTGTTGACTCGCCGCAAAAGGAGCAGACTTTAA
- a CDS encoding DUF6288 domain-containing protein — protein sequence METTPPLPSGFNINGYLIQSLKQTDALCHVYYASDANHVQYLVREFCPQGLAVRDPESGKLRYPETTDIEQEVLPLKNDFEAQFRTGSLGEIPALGTMYLVYALPGVHPAAEQSPLPATPVEPLQRDQRTLATPAAGAPPVHAVPLSQPRKKKSSAGIWILILILLGGACAAYYYTQKPAEDSAAPQEPSSTQPKKEKKEAPKPEKKAALPAAEVEDPFEQESAAAEAPPGGAAEQPEETPSASAPEEQDEDGSATPAEEPAPEPEQPAGEADAPADDATSAEQPEPETPTKQKDAPALAAQAAVKPASPGRPRGKAARQTTNMGDVNAYVKKFAKAMTLNQWRKQYANLYTSWFGNSEEVAKGWITTFGPLGFRARGLDASWPDTNFRGFFPKTLLDPNGEPVANLYMVTQVIEGSPAEKYVKEGDLILGIDGQPFKTAQSLDVLYGPYQHQDRRGLDMHAGLLVDKAEGAGKITLNLIPAENVEKIQGIQPLWKEVFREERAKKPVSLSIPVKGGQQVRLHVDDGGNGIGSDGFEWSDLRLEGPGGPVPLTKLKPLQYSVGYGAAKYDPERKVWLAHAVSSLVFDIPKGDWKLKGTGTPGGAASVGVAVHVGGSATLPDSVKKYVKNVTFKIPQLGSYALGFPKNCAKSKAVVHMMSEWLAAQQREDGSWERPGGYCGNHYDTGWAGLALMATGNPKYDPVIKKAAQYIAFSGSQCWWAVPQASAGIFLCEYWLRYRDNSVLPAIRNGVQRMKNEVLYGDFVTGHGIHPGYAGTGVSIGGSHMCLFLALASKTPARTEDDVLDKMMDHAQSICPTGMGPYGRMTEAFTFEPNRECGGTYSGRHGPYYIASLICGGPELYTKNSRIMYGEGPIGGCDQGHSSETLSIMWALPAYWRTNPEVYYKNMEAFRWKLTLLRPFDGGMMQNPNRLELMTADPVIGTYIRTSVWITALCAERQNLAITGKPEFQAKSFRKVPPIIDTESRFLNTYVRNWSMVSAALGAKAPGSLKSAIRELKNIPVEQGCRFKLMSVVNARALPVAKAIMAIPGLDQLTKATCAEMILGMDVRIFFEPKRKDDKPQPGEYSLNVDVQQPLGGRALGLHRDKELEGKANSAYKYDFAGTVQFSDATTFSPMETISWTPDSKFGGQWNVYSYKKELSGPTQPGVQKMSAKIKWRVNDLDVEYDRPIAVGGFEVGCGEKAHPVTNCNHLWVPGILIRDHGNWGCSFHLPDGTYISAASQGNQIEVYDETDKKKEKTWVSPNDSCLTQGSRCLFRVSTDWHGLECRVRELKLLGSATEEVTDYKLKASTGGHVDTAKLLDRDATTIEELDASPTEDDPLVLELSLKNAASLRAVDIKIEKGYNRLVIEANKGGKWIPIHWGSLGAATAGVSDAQKAMYANEPEVLRMLQLPGNGFIKCMRTFEPITTNRLRVKLFQKGGKVRLAELHVYKADSARNVAR from the coding sequence ATGGAAACCACTCCCCCACTGCCTTCCGGATTTAATATCAACGGCTACCTTATCCAGTCACTGAAGCAGACGGATGCCCTCTGCCATGTCTATTACGCGTCGGACGCCAACCACGTGCAATACCTGGTCCGTGAATTCTGTCCGCAGGGCCTTGCCGTGCGCGATCCGGAAAGCGGAAAACTGCGTTATCCGGAAACTACGGACATCGAACAGGAAGTCCTTCCGCTGAAAAACGATTTTGAAGCCCAGTTCCGCACCGGCTCCCTGGGGGAAATTCCCGCCCTGGGCACCATGTACCTGGTTTATGCCCTGCCCGGCGTTCATCCCGCCGCGGAGCAGTCCCCGCTTCCGGCTACTCCCGTGGAGCCCCTCCAGCGCGACCAGAGAACCCTGGCCACTCCCGCAGCAGGAGCGCCCCCCGTCCATGCGGTACCCCTTTCCCAGCCCCGGAAAAAGAAAAGCTCCGCCGGCATCTGGATCCTTATCCTGATTCTGCTGGGAGGCGCCTGCGCCGCTTATTACTACACGCAGAAGCCTGCGGAGGACTCCGCCGCCCCGCAGGAACCGTCCAGTACGCAGCCCAAAAAAGAGAAGAAGGAAGCACCCAAACCGGAAAAGAAAGCCGCCCTGCCTGCTGCGGAAGTGGAAGACCCCTTTGAACAGGAAAGCGCCGCCGCGGAGGCCCCCCCGGGTGGAGCAGCGGAACAGCCGGAAGAAACGCCGTCCGCCAGTGCCCCTGAGGAACAGGACGAAGACGGCTCCGCCACTCCCGCGGAAGAACCTGCTCCCGAACCTGAACAGCCTGCCGGAGAGGCGGACGCTCCGGCAGACGACGCCACGTCTGCGGAACAGCCGGAACCGGAAACTCCCACCAAACAGAAGGATGCTCCGGCCCTGGCGGCACAAGCTGCCGTCAAACCCGCCTCCCCCGGCCGTCCGCGCGGAAAAGCCGCCAGGCAGACCACCAACATGGGGGACGTCAACGCCTACGTGAAAAAATTCGCCAAGGCCATGACGCTGAACCAGTGGAGGAAGCAGTACGCCAACCTGTACACGAGCTGGTTCGGCAACTCCGAGGAAGTGGCCAAGGGCTGGATCACCACCTTCGGCCCTCTGGGCTTCCGCGCCCGCGGCCTGGACGCCTCCTGGCCGGACACGAACTTCCGGGGCTTTTTCCCAAAAACCCTGCTGGACCCCAATGGGGAACCCGTGGCGAACCTCTACATGGTCACCCAGGTGATTGAAGGCTCCCCTGCTGAAAAATACGTGAAGGAGGGCGACCTGATCCTGGGCATTGACGGCCAGCCCTTCAAGACGGCCCAAAGCCTGGATGTGCTTTACGGTCCCTACCAGCACCAGGACAGGCGCGGCCTGGACATGCACGCGGGCCTGCTGGTGGACAAGGCGGAAGGCGCCGGAAAAATCACCCTGAACCTCATTCCTGCGGAAAATGTGGAGAAAATCCAGGGCATCCAGCCGCTCTGGAAGGAAGTCTTCCGGGAGGAACGGGCCAAAAAGCCCGTCTCCCTCTCCATTCCGGTGAAGGGAGGCCAGCAGGTGCGCCTTCATGTGGATGACGGCGGCAACGGCATCGGCAGCGACGGCTTCGAATGGTCGGACCTGAGGCTGGAAGGCCCCGGCGGCCCCGTTCCGCTGACCAAGCTCAAGCCCCTGCAATACAGCGTGGGCTACGGCGCGGCCAAATATGACCCCGAGCGCAAGGTGTGGCTGGCTCACGCCGTCTCCTCCCTGGTCTTTGACATTCCCAAGGGAGACTGGAAGCTGAAAGGCACCGGAACGCCCGGAGGGGCGGCCTCCGTAGGTGTGGCTGTCCATGTGGGCGGTTCCGCCACCCTGCCGGACTCCGTGAAGAAATACGTGAAAAACGTCACGTTCAAGATTCCCCAGCTGGGAAGCTACGCTCTCGGCTTCCCGAAAAACTGCGCCAAGAGCAAGGCCGTGGTCCACATGATGAGCGAATGGCTGGCGGCCCAGCAGCGCGAGGACGGCTCCTGGGAACGCCCGGGCGGCTACTGCGGCAACCACTACGACACGGGCTGGGCCGGGCTGGCCCTGATGGCCACGGGCAACCCGAAATATGATCCCGTCATTAAAAAGGCGGCTCAGTACATCGCCTTCTCCGGCTCCCAGTGCTGGTGGGCCGTCCCCCAGGCCTCCGCGGGCATCTTCCTGTGCGAATACTGGCTGCGCTACCGGGACAACTCCGTTCTGCCGGCCATCCGCAACGGCGTGCAGCGCATGAAAAACGAGGTTCTTTACGGGGACTTCGTCACCGGCCACGGCATCCACCCCGGCTATGCGGGCACGGGCGTCAGCATCGGCGGCTCCCACATGTGCCTGTTCCTGGCGCTGGCCAGCAAGACCCCGGCGCGCACGGAAGACGACGTGCTGGACAAGATGATGGACCACGCCCAGTCCATCTGCCCCACCGGCATGGGCCCGTACGGCCGCATGACGGAGGCCTTCACCTTTGAACCCAACCGCGAATGCGGGGGCACCTACTCCGGCCGCCACGGCCCGTACTACATCGCCTCCCTCATCTGCGGGGGACCGGAACTCTACACTAAAAACAGCCGCATCATGTACGGGGAAGGCCCCATCGGCGGCTGCGACCAGGGCCACTCCTCCGAGACGCTCTCCATCATGTGGGCCCTTCCCGCCTACTGGCGGACGAACCCGGAAGTCTACTACAAGAACATGGAGGCGTTCCGCTGGAAGCTGACGCTCCTGCGCCCGTTTGACGGCGGCATGATGCAAAACCCCAACCGCCTGGAACTGATGACGGCAGACCCGGTCATCGGCACCTACATCCGCACCAGCGTCTGGATCACGGCGCTGTGCGCGGAACGCCAGAACCTGGCGATCACGGGCAAGCCGGAATTCCAGGCCAAATCCTTCCGGAAGGTTCCCCCCATCATTGACACGGAATCCCGCTTCCTGAACACCTATGTGCGCAACTGGTCCATGGTCAGCGCCGCGCTGGGCGCCAAGGCTCCCGGCTCCCTGAAATCCGCCATCCGGGAACTGAAAAACATCCCCGTGGAACAGGGCTGCCGCTTCAAGCTCATGAGCGTCGTCAATGCCCGGGCCCTTCCCGTCGCCAAGGCCATCATGGCCATTCCCGGCCTGGACCAGCTCACCAAGGCCACCTGTGCGGAAATGATCCTGGGCATGGACGTGCGCATCTTCTTTGAACCCAAGCGGAAGGACGACAAGCCCCAGCCCGGGGAATACTCCCTGAACGTGGACGTCCAGCAGCCGCTGGGGGGCCGCGCCCTGGGCCTTCACCGCGACAAGGAACTGGAAGGAAAGGCCAATTCCGCCTACAAGTACGACTTTGCCGGCACCGTCCAATTCAGTGACGCCACCACCTTCTCCCCCATGGAAACCATTTCCTGGACCCCCGACTCCAAATTCGGCGGCCAGTGGAACGTGTACTCCTACAAGAAGGAGCTCAGCGGCCCCACCCAGCCGGGCGTGCAGAAAATGAGCGCCAAAATCAAATGGCGCGTGAACGACCTGGACGTGGAATATGACCGCCCCATCGCCGTAGGCGGCTTTGAAGTGGGCTGCGGGGAAAAAGCCCACCCGGTCACCAACTGCAACCACCTGTGGGTGCCGGGCATCCTGATCCGCGACCACGGCAACTGGGGCTGCTCCTTCCACCTGCCGGACGGCACCTACATCTCCGCAGCCTCCCAGGGCAACCAGATAGAGGTGTACGATGAAACCGACAAGAAGAAGGAGAAAACCTGGGTCTCCCCGAACGACTCTTGCCTGACGCAAGGCTCCCGCTGCCTGTTCCGCGTTTCCACGGACTGGCACGGCCTGGAATGCCGCGTGCGAGAACTGAAGCTGCTGGGCAGCGCCACGGAGGAAGTCACGGACTACAAGCTGAAAGCCTCCACCGGAGGCCATGTGGACACCGCCAAGCTGCTGGACCGGGACGCCACCACCATCGAGGAACTGGACGCCTCCCCCACGGAAGACGATCCCCTGGTGCTGGAACTCTCCCTGAAAAACGCCGCCTCCCTGCGCGCCGTGGACATCAAGATTGAAAAGGGGTACAACCGCCTCGTCATTGAAGCCAACAAGGGCGGCAAGTGGATTCCCATCCACTGGGGTTCCCTGGGAGCCGCTACCGCCGGCGTCAGCGATGCGCAGAAAGCCATGTACGCCAATGAGCCAGAGGTGCTGCGCATGCTCCAGCTCCCCGGCAACGGCTTTATCAAGTGCATGAGGACGTTTGAGCCTATCACCACCAACAGGCTGCGCGTCAAGCTCTTCCAGAAGGGGGGCAAGGTCCGCCTGGCGGAACTGCACGTGTACAAGGCGGATTCCGCCAGAAACGTTGCGCGTTAA
- the nagZ gene encoding beta-N-acetylhexosaminidase — translation MLPALIGISGHEVGAEEEAAILRLQPAGFILFSRNVDSVEQVRSLTETLRKLCRHHPVIAVDQEGGRVVRTASLGLNLPSPASLARSGGFNGIVELGAVTAMALRYLGVNLNFAPVLDICHDPSAANALPGRCWGDNPQDVISRGGVYSSNLRRGGVQSCGKHFPGMGRAQADPHFSLPVVDLDERELFKTDLLPFLALCPELSSIMSAHIMLPQIDPDYPATLSERVIRGLLRDRLGFRGVVFTDDLCMGAIAARHAPDEAALLSLKAGCDLPLICHDPLSWLDGVASRLEGLDAYDRDDSFKRVEKLSDSLCFPFPEKAGLWDSCLRRAEALCRLAEGEADEESPSSPVQKY, via the coding sequence ATGCTCCCCGCCCTGATCGGCATAAGCGGCCATGAAGTGGGCGCGGAAGAGGAGGCGGCCATCCTGCGTTTGCAGCCGGCCGGCTTCATCCTGTTTTCCCGGAATGTGGATTCCGTGGAGCAGGTGCGCAGCCTGACGGAAACGTTGCGGAAGCTCTGCCGCCACCATCCCGTCATTGCCGTGGACCAGGAGGGGGGCAGGGTTGTGCGCACCGCTTCCCTGGGCCTGAATTTGCCTTCTCCCGCTTCTCTGGCGCGGAGCGGCGGTTTTAACGGCATTGTGGAACTGGGCGCGGTGACGGCGATGGCGCTCCGGTACCTGGGGGTGAACCTGAATTTTGCCCCGGTACTGGATATTTGCCATGACCCGTCCGCGGCCAATGCGCTGCCCGGCCGCTGCTGGGGAGACAATCCCCAGGACGTGATTTCGCGCGGAGGCGTTTATTCCTCCAACCTGCGCCGGGGCGGCGTGCAAAGCTGCGGCAAGCATTTTCCCGGCATGGGGCGCGCCCAGGCGGACCCCCATTTCAGCCTTCCCGTGGTTGACCTGGATGAACGTGAGTTGTTCAAGACGGACCTGCTGCCCTTTCTGGCCCTGTGTCCGGAGCTTTCCTCCATCATGTCCGCCCATATCATGCTGCCGCAGATTGATCCCGATTATCCCGCCACCCTGTCCGAACGGGTGATCAGGGGGCTTCTGCGGGACAGGCTCGGCTTCCGGGGAGTGGTGTTTACGGATGATTTGTGCATGGGGGCGATTGCGGCGCGGCATGCTCCGGATGAAGCCGCCCTGCTTTCCCTGAAGGCCGGGTGCGATCTTCCCCTGATTTGCCATGACCCCCTCTCCTGGCTGGACGGCGTGGCTTCCCGCCTGGAAGGCCTGGACGCCTATGACCGGGATGATTCCTTCAAGCGGGTGGAGAAGCTGAGCGATTCCCTGTGCTTCCCGTTCCCGGAAAAGGCAGGACTGTGGGATTCCTGCCTGCGCCGCGCGGAGGCCTTGTGCCGCCTGGCGGAAGGGGAGGCGGATGAAGAGTCGCCTTCCTCTCCGGTTCAGAAGTATTGA